The Gemmatimonadota bacterium DH-78 region CTCCGTCTCGATGTCGGTGGCGATGATGTTCGCCCCGTTCACCATCGCGCCGCCGTCCAGATCGATCGTCACGCTGGTGCCCTCGACGGTGGTCACGGTGGCTCCGTCGACCAGGTCGGCCGCGCGCACCTCACCCGGGATCACGTGGTAGGTCAGCACCTTCTGAAGCAGCGCCTGGGTGTCGGCGTCGAGCAGACGGTCGAGCTGGTCGGAGGGCACATCCGCGAAGGCGTCGTTGATCGGCGCGAACACGGTGAAGGGACCCGCGCCGGAGAGGACGCCGGCGAGATCGGCCGCGCCCACCGCCGTGACCAACGTCGATACGTCGGCGGTGACCGAGGCGCGCTGCACGATGTCGAGACCCTCGGTGAGCACGGCGTCGATGATGTGCACCACACCGTTGCTGGCCTCGAGGTCGGCGGTGAGAACGGTCGCACCGTCGACGGTCACGCCGTTCCCGCCCTCGACGGTGATCGTGCCGCCCGCGAGGGTGGTGAGCATCGCACCGCCGGCGAGGTCGGCGGCGGTGAAGCGACCGGGAACCACGTGGTAGGTGAGGAGGTCGGTCAGCGCCGCCTCGTTGCCCGACGCGAGCAGCGCCTGCACGGTCGAGGAGCCGAGCGCGTCGAAGGCGGCGTTGCGCGGGGCGAACACGGTGAAGGGGCCGTCGGCCTGGAGCGCGGTCACGAGGCCGGCCGACTGCAGGGCGGTGACGAGCGTCGTCAGCTCCGTGCTCGTGGTGGCGAGCTCGGCGATGTCGGGCTGGGCGGTCGGGGTGGTCGGCTCGTCGTCGTCGCAGGCGGCGAGGCCGACGGTGAAGAGGGCGGGAGCGAGGAGCGCGCGGAGGGCGCGGGGCGTTCGCGAGAAGGCGTTCATGATCGAGATCCGGGAAGGGGTTGGCGTGCCACTGTACAGCGTGTGTACATATTAAAGCTGTACGCACGGTGGTTCGTCAACCCCCCCTCGCTCCCGACGGGTGCCAGCGGCCCTACTCCAGTTCGCCGAGACGCCCTAGCTTCTTCGTTCCGAGCCGGTAGCTCAGCTGGCAGAGCAACGGACTTTTAATCCGTAGGTCCTGGGTTCGATCCCCAGCCGGCTCACTGCGCCTCGGCCCGGTCGCCCAGGGCGACTGAGCGTCGAGAGCCGCGCAGGAGACCCCACTCGGCGAGAGCTGGCGGTGGGGGCGGCGAACCGCGGCCAGCCTCGGTCGGGCCGGAGGGCCACGAGGGGGGGCTCGTCGGGCCTCTCACCCACCGCCTGCCCCCCCGTTGGAGGGGAGGGGCGGCTTGCCGCTCGCTCACGACCCGCTCGCGTCGAGGAAGCAGTCGAGGAGGTCGTTGTTGAGCCAGTTGTCCAAGTGGGGTGTGAACGCGGGGACCTGCGTCGAACAGGTGGCGTCGTCGGAGCTGAAGGTCATGACGCGGAAGGGGAAACCGCAGGTGCTGGTCGCAGCCATCGCGGTGCTCCAGCCGGAGAGCGTGACCTTCCACGCTCGGCCCTCGGGATCGAAGAACAACCGGGTCTGGTCGAACCGGGCCATGGGGTGCCTCCTCCTGGATGGCGAGGCCTGAAGCATCGCGGGATCACAGACGGAGGACCATGCCGAGAGCCTGCACTGCAACCACGCGCGGCGGCCCACCCCTTCGCCCCCCGAGGTCGCCCCGGGCGCGGCAACGACGCTCCGAGGCGCGCGGCTGACCGAGCGGGGCGCGGGCCCGCTTCTCTCTCACGTCGACCCTCCATCGGGGCGGCACGAGGATTGCACTTCCGTGTACCGGGTTAAGGAAAAACCTGCACAGGGGGTGTGCAATGGCAGACGAGAAGGTGCTCGTCGTCGACGACGAGTCCATCTCACGCGAAGTGGTGAGCCTGGCCCTGGAGTTGGGGGGCATCGAGGTGGTCACCGCCCGTGACGCGGAGACCGGACTTCAGATCGTGCTGCGAGACGAACCGGACGTGGTGGTGACGGACATCCACATGCCGCGCCTGTCGGGGATTCAGTTCGCCGCGCGCATCAACGAGGAACTCGCCAATCGAGCGCCGCCGGTGATCGGGATCTCATCGAGCCGAGAGGTGATCGCGCGACTCCGGTCGGATCCTCTCTTCGCGGAGGTGATGACCAAGCCGGTGCCGCCCGGGACGCTGGTGGCGGCGGTTCGGCGTCACCTCGATTCCACCTCGTCGTCGATCGTCGGAATCCGGACCGTGAACCGCGCACCGCCCTGCTCGCCCTCCGAGAGGGAAACCGAGCCCCCCACCGCGGAGAGCGCATCGCGGGTGATCGCCAACCCGAGTCCCGATCCCTCCTCGATCACGTTGCCCCGGAAGTGATGATGGAAGACTCGCTCGCGGTCCTTCTCCGGAATCCCCGGGCCGTTGTCCTCCACGACGACGAGGACGGTCTCTCCGTCGAGGGTTCCGGTCACCTTGATCCATCGGTCCGGCGGCCCGTCGCGATGGTACTTCACTGCGTTGCTCAGCAGGTTGGAGAGCGCGACCCGCATGGGTGAGCCCGCCACGCGTACGTCCGGGGCCTCGCCTTCCTCGATCACGGCGATCCCCTTCCGTTCGGCCCTCGCCTCGACCAGCCGCACCGACTCCTTGACCAGCAGACGCAGTCCGATGGGCGCCGACCGCACCTTCTTGTCGAGGGGCCGCGCGAGGATCCCGATGTCGTCCACGGTCTGGAGGCCCCGCCGCACGCTCTCGATGATGAGGTCGATCAGCCGGGCCACCTTCTCCGGGGGTAGATCGGCGTGCGTGGCGAGAAGCTGGGCCGCCGTCTCCGCGGCCCCGAGCCGATTCCCGAGCTCGTGGCTGAGGATCTGCCCGTAGGTCGCGAGCACCTCCTGCCGCTCCTGCGCGTACCGCCCCTGCCAGAGCTCGAACGAGCGTGCGGTGACCGAACTGAGCAGGAAGGTGGCCTCCTTCAATCGGCCCACGGCCCGCACCACCTCCACCACATGTACGGTGCCGTCGAAGTCCGCGGCGGCCGCCTCCGACTCGTCCTGAAGCAGCTCGGCGAGAATCCGATACTCGCGGAGGAGCTCCTGGACGCCGAACCCCTGGCACCGCCGCAACTCGGCGAGCCGCGCCAGGTCGTCGATCACCATGGCCTCCAACACCTCCGCCTCGGGATCGGCGACGAACTCGGCCACCCGCTCGAGAATATCGGGGATGTGGTTCAGAAGGTCGTCCGAGGGGAAGACCTCGCGTCCGTCGACCGGCAGCTGGTCGCTGAGAATCCGCACCCACCGGTGTGCGAGATCCTCCCGGCGCTCGTGGAGTCGAGACCCCAGAAACGCCGAGAAGGGAGAGGAGGGGAACGTCACGCGAAGGGCTCGGCGGGGGGAGCGGGGGGCCGCGGAGTGTACCGCTCCGAGGCGGGGAACGCCATCTGCCGACCCTCGACGACGCCCGCCCCGTGTGGGGCGCCGCATCTCTCGCGGCCCCCGGACGGCTCTCTTAGGTTGGGAGGTTCCCTACACGCCTGCCCGAGAGGTTGATCGATGGTTTCGGAGATTTTCGACGCATCCGCATGGACCGAGGTACCCGGGTTCGACGACCTGAGCGACGTCACCTACCATCGCACGCACGACGCGCGCACGGTTCGGATCGCCTTCGACCGCGCCGACTGCCGCAACGCCTTCCGGCCGCGCACCGTCGACGAGCTCTACCGCACCCTCGAGCACGCGCGCACGACGTCGACGGTGGGGTGCGTGCTGCTCACCGGCAACGGACCGTCGCCGAAGGACGGTGGTTGGGCCTTCTCGTCGGGAGGCGACCAGCGGATCCGCGGCGCCGACGGGTACAAGTACGAGGGCGGGGAGGGGCAGGTGGACCCCGCACGGCTGGGCCGGCTCCACATTCTCGAAGTGCAGCGGCTGATCCGCTTCATGCCCAAGGTGGTGATCGCGGTGGTGCCCGGCTGGGCCGCCGGTGGGGGCCACAGTCTGCATGTCGTCTGCGACCTGACGCTGGCGAGCCGGGAGCACGCTCGCTTCAAGCAGACGGATCCGGATGTGGCCAGCTTCGACAGCGGGTTCGGCTCCGCCTATCTGGCCCGCATGGTCGGGCAGAAGCGGGCGCGGGAGATCTTCTTTCTGGGGTTCGACTACACGGCCGACGAGGCCCTCGCCATGGGCATGGTCAACGCCTCGATTCCGCATGCGGAGTTGGAGAAGACGGCGCTGGAGTGGGCGCGCACCATCAA contains the following coding sequences:
- a CDS encoding 1,4-dihydroxy-2-naphthoyl-CoA synthase; the protein is MVSEIFDASAWTEVPGFDDLSDVTYHRTHDARTVRIAFDRADCRNAFRPRTVDELYRTLEHARTTSTVGCVLLTGNGPSPKDGGWAFSSGGDQRIRGADGYKYEGGEGQVDPARLGRLHILEVQRLIRFMPKVVIAVVPGWAAGGGHSLHVVCDLTLASREHARFKQTDPDVASFDSGFGSAYLARMVGQKRAREIFFLGFDYTADEALAMGMVNASIPHAELEKTALEWARTINEKSPTAMRMLKFGFNLIDDGLVGQQLFAGEATRLAYGTDEAREGRDAFVEKRDKDFSRFPWHY
- a CDS encoding sensor histidine kinase; this encodes MTFPSSPFSAFLGSRLHERREDLAHRWVRILSDQLPVDGREVFPSDDLLNHIPDILERVAEFVADPEAEVLEAMVIDDLARLAELRRCQGFGVQELLREYRILAELLQDESEAAAADFDGTVHVVEVVRAVGRLKEATFLLSSVTARSFELWQGRYAQERQEVLATYGQILSHELGNRLGAAETAAQLLATHADLPPEKVARLIDLIIESVRRGLQTVDDIGILARPLDKKVRSAPIGLRLLVKESVRLVEARAERKGIAVIEEGEAPDVRVAGSPMRVALSNLLSNAVKYHRDGPPDRWIKVTGTLDGETVLVVVEDNGPGIPEKDRERVFHHHFRGNVIEEGSGLGLAITRDALSAVGGSVSLSEGEQGGARFTVRIPTIDDEVESR
- a CDS encoding fasciclin domain-containing protein, which produces MNAFSRTPRALRALLAPALFTVGLAACDDDEPTTPTAQPDIAELATTSTELTTLVTALQSAGLVTALQADGPFTVFAPRNAAFDALGSSTVQALLASGNEAALTDLLTYHVVPGRFTAADLAGGAMLTTLAGGTITVEGGNGVTVDGATVLTADLEASNGVVHIIDAVLTEGLDIVQRASVTADVSTLVTAVGAADLAGVLSGAGPFTVFAPINDAFADVPSDQLDRLLDADTQALLQKVLTYHVIPGEVRAADLVDGATVTTVEGTSVTIDLDGGAMVNGANIIATDIETENGVIHLIDAVLLDNLDVVDQAVVNGFDALVGAVQTANLEATLRTDNDGAGFTVFAPTDAAFEALPSVPSDPAVLADILLYHVLGGEVRSTDLSDGLVATTLQGGTFTVRLPGTGAEIEGAQNTVSVVVTDVEAANGVIHVIDAVLLPPPS